A single Crateriforma conspicua DNA region contains:
- a CDS encoding PVC-type heme-binding CxxCH protein, whose translation MSLSIGDLLRAGFVGAGVMMRWWLGIGACCFLWWFAGVSVAADSTTLPMVADPDLRLTLIASDPDIVTPIGLAIDASGRLFVLESHTHEAAADYPGPDSDRIKVFADEDGDGDYESVTIFADGLVQGLTIAFSPAGDLYAVCARSVYRLPDRDGDGRCDGLQRIIDVKTKGRYSHNALLGITFDADGNLFLSRGNLGGQAYRVVGSDGTEVRGYGDGGNIMRSNADGGRLIEYATGFWNPFGIKFDGNGRLLCVDNDPDARGPNRLIHVVRGGDYGYRSLHGGSGTHPYQGWDGDPLSDPPGTLPYISGTGEAPCDLLDLSRTNFPTKYRDSLLVSVWTENTIEWHQMRPKGISVTADVDRLIQGDTDFRPVAFDVGPGGDVFFTDWVQVDYPNHGRGRIWRLSSTRTETDAISPRPMLDSRSSDNAGDRFRQAAESIAESNQGIIDALGTEDPFQNHLGVMQLASPENSALRQKLVASSDPKLRLASLLASRRATLSPDQAMRIVDGFLTDTSPIIRRAALIWAGEDRLVELQDRIEGSIRPANTTPVLMETYLATAEILTSEFSEAFEHRVVKAKQLPKKDVGTLVRRIAWDSSIQPAVRAIAIRRLQPPLTDSTADRLIQTAHSTDHLAAMAAIGVLGKLTNPRSRECLMTVAMDASRSSELRCEALLMLASDPELDPKPLLSLLDDAQPSVAEEAARTLRSFIADPIVRAAAERRLETSLTSPDAVTRHFAMALGRPADDRPEKHDDWLRYASSGGDPAAGRRVFLSNHATCAKCHSLSGRDDTLGPDLSRIALSVDRSQLIRSVLNPSADFAPQYQAWTILTADGQVVTGLQIDQKAGGAIEIMSTDGVMRRIEGDDVEDYQASRRSVMPSGLEQNLTATEFRDLIAFLASRK comes from the coding sequence GTGTCGCTGAGTATCGGAGATTTGTTGCGAGCGGGATTTGTGGGTGCGGGTGTGATGATGCGTTGGTGGTTGGGAATTGGGGCTTGCTGCTTCCTTTGGTGGTTTGCTGGAGTTTCGGTCGCCGCCGACAGCACGACCTTACCCATGGTGGCTGATCCCGATTTGCGGCTGACGTTGATCGCGTCGGACCCCGACATCGTGACGCCGATCGGTCTGGCGATTGATGCCTCGGGCCGCTTGTTCGTCTTGGAATCGCATACCCACGAAGCCGCGGCAGATTATCCGGGGCCCGATTCGGATCGCATCAAGGTTTTCGCCGACGAAGACGGCGACGGCGATTACGAATCGGTCACCATCTTTGCCGATGGCTTGGTGCAAGGATTGACGATCGCGTTTTCGCCGGCGGGAGATCTGTATGCCGTGTGTGCCAGGTCGGTCTATCGGTTGCCCGACCGTGATGGGGATGGCCGCTGTGACGGGCTACAGCGAATCATCGATGTCAAAACGAAAGGACGCTATTCCCACAACGCTTTGCTGGGGATCACGTTCGATGCCGACGGAAACCTGTTCCTTTCGCGAGGCAATCTGGGCGGCCAAGCGTACCGTGTGGTGGGTTCCGACGGCACGGAAGTTCGGGGCTACGGCGATGGCGGAAACATCATGCGCTCCAACGCCGATGGCGGGCGATTGATCGAATACGCGACCGGATTCTGGAATCCGTTTGGAATCAAGTTCGACGGAAATGGGCGTCTGCTGTGTGTCGACAATGATCCGGATGCTCGTGGACCGAATCGACTGATTCACGTCGTTCGGGGCGGTGATTACGGATACCGTTCGCTGCATGGAGGAAGCGGCACCCATCCGTATCAAGGTTGGGACGGCGATCCGCTGAGCGATCCGCCGGGTACCCTGCCCTACATCAGTGGCACCGGCGAAGCACCGTGTGATTTGTTGGATCTGTCACGGACGAATTTTCCGACGAAGTATCGCGACAGTTTGCTAGTCAGCGTCTGGACAGAAAACACGATCGAATGGCATCAAATGCGGCCAAAGGGAATCTCCGTCACTGCTGACGTCGATCGATTGATTCAGGGCGACACCGATTTTCGTCCGGTGGCGTTTGATGTGGGGCCCGGTGGTGATGTCTTTTTCACGGATTGGGTCCAGGTGGATTATCCCAATCATGGACGCGGCCGCATTTGGCGACTGTCATCGACCCGGACCGAAACCGATGCGATTTCGCCACGCCCGATGTTGGACTCGAGATCATCAGACAATGCCGGCGATCGTTTTCGCCAAGCAGCAGAATCGATTGCGGAATCGAACCAAGGGATCATCGATGCACTGGGGACCGAAGACCCCTTCCAGAATCACCTTGGTGTGATGCAGCTTGCTTCACCGGAGAATTCAGCGTTGCGGCAAAAACTGGTCGCGTCATCGGACCCGAAGCTTCGTTTGGCGTCGTTGTTGGCATCACGACGAGCGACGCTTTCACCCGATCAAGCGATGCGGATCGTCGATGGTTTTCTTACAGATACCAGCCCGATCATCCGTCGTGCTGCGCTGATTTGGGCTGGTGAAGATCGTTTGGTGGAACTTCAAGACCGAATCGAAGGTTCCATCCGGCCCGCCAACACGACACCCGTCCTGATGGAGACGTATCTGGCGACAGCGGAAATCTTGACGTCTGAATTCTCCGAAGCCTTCGAGCATCGCGTTGTCAAAGCCAAACAGCTGCCCAAAAAGGATGTGGGAACCTTGGTCCGCCGAATCGCCTGGGATTCCAGCATTCAGCCCGCCGTCCGCGCGATCGCGATCAGGCGGCTGCAGCCGCCGTTGACCGATTCGACGGCCGATCGATTGATCCAGACGGCTCATTCGACCGATCACCTCGCGGCCATGGCCGCCATCGGTGTTCTGGGCAAGTTGACCAACCCAAGGTCACGCGAGTGCCTGATGACCGTCGCGATGGATGCGTCACGGTCGTCCGAACTGCGATGCGAGGCACTGTTGATGCTGGCAAGCGACCCGGAACTGGATCCCAAGCCGTTGCTGTCGTTGCTTGATGACGCACAGCCCAGTGTTGCCGAAGAAGCGGCGCGAACACTGCGGTCCTTCATTGCCGATCCGATCGTGCGAGCCGCTGCGGAACGTCGATTGGAAACATCATTGACGTCGCCCGATGCCGTCACGCGTCACTTCGCGATGGCTTTGGGGCGACCCGCCGATGACCGACCGGAGAAGCATGACGACTGGCTGCGATACGCGTCATCTGGCGGCGACCCGGCGGCGGGGCGTCGAGTGTTTCTTAGTAACCATGCGACGTGCGCGAAATGTCATTCGCTTTCCGGACGCGACGACACCTTGGGGCCCGACCTTAGCCGTATCGCGTTGTCGGTCGATCGTTCGCAATTGATCCGATCGGTGCTGAATCCGTCAGCGGACTTTGCGCCGCAGTATCAAGCCTGGACGATCTTAACCGCCGACGGCCAGGTGGTGACGGGGTTGCAGATCGACCAGAAAGCCGGTGGCGCGATTGAGATCATGTCGACCGACGGCGTGATGCGACGCATCGAGGGCGATGACGTCGAAGATTACCAAGCGTCACGACGATCGGTCATGCCGTCCGGACTGGAACAAAATCTGACGGCCACCGAGTTTCGTGACTTGATCGCGTTCTTAGCGTCCCGCAAATAG
- a CDS encoding helix-turn-helix domain-containing protein: MSDRRTSRPVDEVLPDFGVFVFESHHTGDFSMDFRSHRFVKLIYVLEGAGKLETQSITKPFQSGDVIVVPPELRHRVVDAPEQPSRLYVACISLNLLRFDSAIAKRFAFFVLGDPHLTTRVAVTMRRMVYRQQTLDDSISLSMVADALRLLESVLDPRTHVRKRVARGMTRDQESMRRYVSYLEDYFFEATTIDEAAASLGMSRRHFTKLFSQRTGTTWLNFVRGKAVDHAKKRLQDTSIPIASVAFECGFNDLTTFYRQFKKHAGMSPAKYRQQSDQAEDSDR, encoded by the coding sequence TTGTCGGATCGACGCACCAGCCGTCCAGTCGATGAAGTGTTGCCGGACTTCGGCGTCTTCGTTTTCGAAAGCCACCACACCGGTGACTTTTCGATGGACTTTCGGTCGCATCGTTTCGTTAAGCTGATTTACGTGCTCGAAGGCGCCGGCAAATTGGAAACCCAATCCATCACCAAGCCCTTTCAAAGTGGTGATGTGATCGTGGTGCCGCCGGAACTGCGTCACCGTGTCGTCGATGCACCGGAACAGCCCAGTCGTCTGTACGTGGCTTGCATCAGCTTGAATTTGTTGCGATTCGATTCGGCGATCGCCAAACGGTTCGCGTTCTTCGTGTTGGGCGATCCCCACCTGACCACCCGCGTCGCGGTCACCATGCGGCGGATGGTTTACCGCCAGCAGACCTTGGACGATTCGATCAGCCTGTCGATGGTCGCCGACGCCCTGCGGTTGCTGGAATCGGTTTTGGATCCGCGGACTCATGTTCGCAAACGCGTCGCGCGGGGCATGACGCGGGACCAAGAATCAATGCGCCGCTATGTCAGCTATTTGGAAGACTATTTCTTTGAAGCCACCACGATCGATGAGGCCGCGGCCAGTTTGGGGATGTCACGGCGGCACTTCACGAAATTGTTCAGCCAGCGAACCGGGACGACTTGGTTGAACTTCGTGCGGGGCAAGGCCGTTGACCATGCCAAGAAACGGTTGCAAGACACATCGATCCCGATCGCCTCAGTCGCCTTCGAATGCGGCTTCAATGATCTGACGACGTTCTATCGCCAATTCAAAAAGCACGCCGGAATGTCACCTGCCAAGTACCGCCAGCAGT
- a CDS encoding aldo/keto reductase, protein MNHSDASSTDLVLADGSKLPKVGLGFWKIPGDQCDQVVSTAIDLGYRHFDCACDYGNEAEIGAAMSKQFSGGSIGRDELWVTSKLWNTYHRREHVRLAVEKTLRDLQLDYLDLYHIHFPISLEFVPFEDRYPPAWFFDPDAESPAMKPVQVPIRETWAAMEELVDAGLVRHIGICNFGVSLIRDLISDCRIRPSVLQVELHPYLTQNHLVRYAQSENIAVTAFSPLGAKSYQPLGMAEASDSVLDNPVVQRIAEETGRSTAQVVLRWGVQRGTAVIPKSQQAAHLADNLNLFDFELTESQMESISGLDQHRRFNDPAVFCEAAFNTYYPIFD, encoded by the coding sequence ATGAATCATTCTGACGCTTCTTCAACGGACCTTGTCCTGGCCGATGGCAGCAAGTTGCCAAAGGTCGGTTTGGGATTTTGGAAGATCCCCGGCGACCAATGTGATCAAGTCGTCTCGACCGCAATCGATCTGGGTTATCGCCATTTCGATTGTGCTTGCGATTATGGAAACGAAGCGGAGATTGGTGCCGCGATGTCCAAACAGTTTTCCGGCGGATCGATCGGTCGCGACGAACTGTGGGTGACCAGCAAGCTGTGGAACACGTATCACCGCCGGGAACACGTTCGTTTGGCGGTGGAGAAAACGCTGCGGGATCTGCAGCTGGATTATTTAGACCTGTACCACATCCACTTTCCGATCTCGTTGGAATTTGTTCCCTTCGAAGACCGGTATCCGCCCGCTTGGTTCTTCGATCCTGATGCGGAATCACCGGCGATGAAACCGGTCCAAGTGCCGATCCGCGAAACATGGGCTGCGATGGAAGAACTGGTCGACGCAGGCTTGGTCCGACATATCGGGATTTGCAATTTCGGCGTCTCACTGATCCGCGATTTGATCAGCGATTGCCGCATTCGGCCTTCGGTTCTGCAGGTGGAACTTCACCCCTACCTGACGCAAAACCATCTGGTGCGATATGCGCAAAGCGAAAACATCGCCGTGACGGCGTTTTCACCGCTGGGTGCCAAGAGCTATCAGCCGCTGGGGATGGCCGAAGCATCCGATTCGGTCTTGGACAATCCGGTTGTGCAACGCATCGCGGAAGAAACCGGTCGATCCACCGCTCAAGTCGTCCTGCGGTGGGGCGTCCAACGAGGCACGGCGGTGATTCCCAAAAGCCAGCAGGCGGCGCACTTGGCGGACAATCTGAATCTGTTCGATTTTGAGTTGACCGAATCACAAATGGAATCGATCAGCGGCCTGGATCAACATCGCCGGTTCAACGACCCGGCCGTCTTTTGTGAAGCCGCGTTCAATACGTACTATCCGATATTCGATTGA
- a CDS encoding GumC domain-containing protein, whose translation MSAAPIPWKHIRNVLVLFSPLWGGAAVLFGLFGLSYSLFSNDVWSAKQPLVIRDEATGSVDRLGRFASQNELKAAQETILEMAKNPEVVAAALRQIGPDKRSHADDWPSVKTIETVADQCVNLVAPQGSEFGSSEVIYLSVKAKKPDRAVAFCGALFDNLTEQLRKVRRVRADSIIVELTHARDLARQNLDEALTMIQEIEVKSGIDLGELRNLNDTISGDGTSRRTLETTTSDRQAAELALSKLEAFHQLLVDGASDPQKLLISGDELMSSQPSLQRLKEGLIDAQLETSKLAGNHTVLNPKRRVAMAVEEEIKRRLQQEAAAVVRGMQPELKLARDRVNRLRQQEADLTKKLAHLAEIRATYAKLDAQLKNRTEQFAAAEAALAEARASRSAALSTNLIAELGPPQVGDSPISMSGTMLTAGSTTAGLMFGLGIVFLIAPGPSGKTYGRRWSDYLGGRRASDHSSGSEAGGGQSFPNDRRAKPRT comes from the coding sequence ATGTCAGCTGCACCGATTCCTTGGAAGCACATCCGCAACGTCTTGGTCCTGTTTTCGCCTTTGTGGGGCGGGGCCGCGGTGTTGTTCGGACTGTTCGGGCTCAGTTATTCCCTGTTCAGCAACGACGTTTGGTCGGCCAAACAGCCCTTGGTGATCCGCGACGAGGCGACCGGTTCGGTCGACCGACTGGGGCGATTTGCCAGCCAGAATGAATTGAAAGCCGCCCAAGAAACCATCTTGGAAATGGCCAAGAATCCCGAAGTGGTTGCGGCGGCATTGCGCCAGATCGGTCCCGACAAACGATCCCACGCCGACGATTGGCCCAGCGTCAAGACGATCGAAACGGTGGCCGACCAATGCGTGAATCTCGTCGCACCCCAGGGCAGCGAATTCGGCAGCAGCGAAGTGATCTATCTGTCGGTCAAAGCCAAGAAGCCTGACCGCGCGGTCGCGTTCTGTGGCGCCCTGTTCGACAACTTGACCGAACAACTACGAAAGGTGCGTCGTGTCCGTGCCGACAGCATCATTGTCGAACTGACCCACGCGCGTGATCTGGCGCGACAGAACCTGGACGAAGCATTGACGATGATCCAAGAGATCGAAGTCAAATCCGGGATCGACTTGGGAGAACTGCGAAACCTGAACGACACCATCAGCGGCGATGGAACCAGCCGACGAACGTTGGAAACGACGACCAGCGATCGGCAAGCGGCCGAGTTGGCGCTGTCCAAGCTGGAAGCTTTTCATCAGCTGTTGGTCGACGGGGCATCGGATCCGCAAAAGCTGTTGATCAGTGGTGACGAATTGATGTCCAGCCAACCTTCGCTGCAGCGATTGAAGGAAGGCTTGATCGATGCCCAGTTGGAAACCAGCAAGCTGGCCGGAAACCACACCGTGCTGAACCCCAAACGACGTGTCGCCATGGCCGTCGAAGAAGAGATCAAACGTCGTCTGCAGCAGGAGGCGGCCGCGGTGGTTCGCGGGATGCAACCGGAACTGAAATTGGCACGCGACCGCGTCAATCGTTTGCGTCAGCAAGAAGCCGATTTGACCAAGAAGCTGGCTCACCTGGCTGAAATCCGGGCGACCTATGCAAAGCTGGACGCACAACTGAAAAACCGCACCGAGCAATTTGCCGCGGCCGAAGCCGCCCTGGCCGAAGCACGTGCCAGTCGATCGGCTGCGCTGTCGACGAACTTGATCGCCGAACTGGGGCCACCCCAAGTGGGCGATTCACCCATCAGTATGTCGGGAACCATGCTGACCGCCGGCTCGACGACTGCGGGGCTGATGTTCGGTCTTGGCATCGTTTTCTTGATCGCACCGGGGCCATCGGGTAAGACCTACGGTCGTCGCTGGAGCGATTACCTGGGCGGTCGCCGTGCGTCGGATCATTCGTCCGGCAGTGAAGCCGGCGGCGGTCAAAGTTTTCCCAATGATCGACGCGCCAAGCCGCGGACCTGA
- a CDS encoding oxidoreductase: MSTYPRIAALKTHDAFTARLFQLGLDLPCDADVASGPDSPLADGIEVDGLTVGNRFCILPMEGWDGTTDGKPTDLTHRRWKNFGISGAKWMWGGEAVAVRHDGRANPNQLLINEDNLSSIADLRQTLLDAHAERFDTTDDLLVGLQLTHSGRFARPNRKDQPEPRAAQRNPALDRRLGIKDDSGLITDDELATLVDDFIRASVMAEKIGFQFVDVKHCHGYLGHELLSGVDRSGKYGGSFENRTRFLRDIVQGVRSATRNMKIGVRVSVFDFLPYVPGDDRIGVPDADGDPRLAFGGDENGLGIDLSQPGQFMELLQSLGIEMVCTTCGSPYYNPHIQRPAYFPPSDGYQPPEDPLVGVTRQIQATAALKRMHPSMTLVGSGYTYLQDWLPGVAQAVVRQGMVDSVGLGRMVLSYPELPDDVLTGQAWQRKKVCRTFSDCTTAPRNGMVSGCYPLDRFYKDRPERDQLKQIKQASAES; this comes from the coding sequence ATGTCGACTTATCCAAGAATCGCCGCCCTGAAGACCCACGACGCTTTCACCGCCCGATTGTTCCAATTGGGCCTGGATTTGCCCTGTGACGCCGACGTCGCCTCGGGACCGGACAGCCCACTTGCGGACGGGATTGAGGTCGATGGGCTGACGGTGGGCAACCGGTTTTGCATTTTGCCGATGGAAGGCTGGGACGGGACGACCGACGGCAAGCCCACCGATTTGACGCATCGCCGCTGGAAGAATTTCGGGATCAGTGGTGCCAAGTGGATGTGGGGCGGTGAAGCGGTGGCGGTCCGCCACGACGGTCGAGCCAACCCGAATCAACTGTTGATCAACGAAGACAATCTGTCGTCGATCGCCGACCTGCGACAAACGCTGTTGGACGCCCACGCCGAACGTTTTGACACCACCGATGACCTGTTGGTCGGTTTGCAGTTAACTCATTCGGGACGATTCGCGCGGCCCAATCGCAAGGATCAACCCGAACCACGGGCGGCACAGCGAAACCCGGCGCTGGACCGGCGTCTGGGGATCAAGGACGATTCCGGCCTGATCACCGATGATGAGCTAGCGACCTTGGTCGACGACTTCATCCGAGCCAGCGTGATGGCCGAAAAGATCGGATTTCAATTCGTCGACGTCAAACATTGTCACGGATATTTGGGGCATGAATTGCTGTCCGGCGTCGACCGATCCGGCAAGTACGGCGGCAGCTTCGAAAATCGAACGCGGTTCTTGCGAGACATTGTCCAGGGCGTTCGATCGGCGACGCGGAACATGAAGATCGGTGTCCGCGTCAGCGTGTTTGATTTTCTGCCCTATGTGCCCGGTGACGACCGCATCGGCGTTCCCGATGCCGACGGGGATCCACGCTTGGCTTTTGGCGGCGACGAAAATGGCTTGGGAATCGATCTGTCGCAGCCAGGCCAGTTCATGGAACTGTTGCAATCACTGGGCATTGAAATGGTTTGTACGACGTGCGGCAGCCCTTACTACAACCCGCATATCCAGCGTCCAGCCTATTTTCCGCCCAGCGACGGTTACCAACCGCCCGAGGACCCGCTGGTCGGCGTGACGCGTCAGATCCAAGCCACCGCGGCGCTCAAGCGGATGCACCCGAGCATGACATTGGTCGGATCGGGCTATACGTATCTTCAAGACTGGTTACCCGGGGTTGCCCAGGCGGTCGTTCGGCAGGGAATGGTCGACAGTGTCGGTCTGGGACGAATGGTCCTGTCGTATCCCGAACTTCCCGACGACGTGCTGACCGGTCAAGCATGGCAGCGTAAGAAGGTTTGTCGGACGTTCAGCGACTGTACCACCGCACCACGCAACGGGATGGTCAGCGGGTGTTATCCACTGGACCGCTTTTACAAAGACCGCCCCGAGCGGGATCAGTTGAAACAGATCAAACAGGCGTCCGCGGAATCCTGA